CCAATGAGGACTGGCCGAATAAAACTTCGTgtagaaagagagaaaaagaatctaGTATGACTGTATGATATCAAGGGAGCAATTTCACACGTTTCTGGGAGCACAAGGACCCTCTACTTTGTATCTTCACATAATGGAGAATAATGGAAGCTGTAAGGTAGGTCCATATTTCCTGATGATAGGTTTACGACAAGGATCGAACCCATGCGTGTCGAATTCATACTCTAATGTTGTTAAGTCACTTCGCAGCGAGAAAACATACTATTTTTAAACAGGATTTCTCTGACGGATTTTATTCGGTTGAAATTATTGATGTACATCGATGAAAATTAGAATGTCGATCGGAGTTCGCAAGAAAAATGGAATGATTTGGTAAGCGTTGAGCCTGTGGCAGAAAATCCCATTAGGAAATTCTGCCTGAAACACTTGCTGAAAAGactaaaatatacaaaatcttttatgaaattttcacCCGGGAAATCTTTTCGGAAACTTATAATTAGAAAAGGTAAAAATTAGTTTGATGCGGTCAAAACCCAATCGGAaacttttgtttaatttttaatggGATTTCCAGAGGAAATTTTCTTGGAAACTTTAACCGAGTAATCTCGGCGGAaacttttgttaatttttttttaaaaaattatattagacTCGTGAGACTATTAGAATCGATTCCAACGTCCGATAGTTAAAAATCGaatgaatatttatattaataaaaaaatgataaattataaCAAATATACTATAACCCCATTGTAGTTTGAGTTTGAAACAAATTGGATCCTCTAATTTTTCGAATGACAACTAACACCCTGTGATTTACTTTGTGAAACATAAGGGACCTCAATTAGTTTTTTTGTTACGTTTGGTCTTAAGCTTTTTTTTACCATTATCACCCtcaaaatttactttttttcaatttggacCTCAAATTCGAAAGAGGAAAGGGGAAGAGGTTGGGGCCCATTCGGTGACTCCGACCCCACCACCGAGGCCCCTAACACTCACAGAGGATTCCAAAAACCTTGACGATGAAGTCGGGTTGCCGATTGGTGGCCCCAGTTCCCGAATCGACCATGATCTCAAACTCAAGATCTTAATCGATTCGGGGCCTAGGACTCTCGATCGGCAACCCCGACCTCACCTCCATCACTAACACCCTATGTTGCCGACCAGAGGCCCCAACCCCTTCCCCtcttttttcgaattttaggatcaaatcaaAAATAAAGTTGAAAGTTTAAGGATAATAAtggcaaaataaaaaatttgaggacaaaaagtgataaaaaaaattaatagtgAGGTCCCTTATATCTCACAAAGTAAATCACAGAGTATTAgttatttttcgaaaaatcatAAGGTCTAATTTATCtcaaattcaaatcacaataagagtttttatactttttcccAAATGAATTCTCTCATGTTCCTTTATTTTCCGTTCTACTATCTCATATTCCCTGGACACCTTTTGGAGTTGCTCGGCCTGGTCCCATTTCTAAAGATTCCAAGACCGGCCGGTCCGACCGGTCCAGAGAGATTCAGAACCGACCCGAAGAGCGAATGGGGAGCTGCTAAACTAATCTTTTGCCCCCACCAAAAATATCTATCCCCAAATAGAGAGTTTAAGAAACGTCGCATTGCttttctctctcccccttATCTCCCAAACCTCCCCACAGCATAACTTCTCTTCTTAACAGTCTGAGTTGAtaagaaacaaagaaagatGAACCCATCAAGCATTTGCATGCCAACCTCTCCTTCTTCATCGCACTCCCTTCTAAAACCAAACCGCAGCTCACTTCTGGGCGTTTCGCTCGTCCCTTTGAAGCCATTGCTGTCTTGTCCTGTTAAGAGGAGAGGCCATTGCTTAACAACTACAAGAGCAATCCTGTCTACTTCCAGAGAGCTCGTCCTGAAGGATTTCCAGGAACGAAGAGCCCTCAAGGTGAATGTCTGCCTTATCTTCTCTGTATGTTGATCTTGGGATAATGAATGTAAGTGTAGTTGAAGTGATATATTTAGATGCTGTCTTGCCTCATGTAGATTATCTCGGGTCTGCGGAATCTTGACAGACACAACGTTGCTTCGGTTGTTACTGCTGCAGACAAGGTTGGTTGGGGTCTGTTCTATTCATGTTGGTGGTATCATCAGACATGTTACAGGACATGCATACAGTTTGTTTTGGAGTAGTTATTGCATTCCATGGATAGGTAACTGATGGACCGACTGTAGGGAGGAGCGACTCACGTCGATATTGCTTGCGACCCAGAGCTAGTGAGGCTGGCGATCAGCTTGACATCCCTTCCTGTAAGTTCATTCTCATCGGAAGATATCATTCCTCCCTATAGAGTATTGGGGGTGAAGAAAATTACTGCGGTTTTTATTGAATTGTTTCTGTGATGTCATGCCAGGTTTGTGTCTCTTCGGTGGATCCGTCGGAATTTTCACCTGCAGTCGAAGCCGGAGCACTAATGGTTTGATAGTTTATCCTCCATCACCATCGcaaattcggaattttctGTTGTAAAGCTTTGGCAGCTGTGTAGGATAATACAACATTATAGTAACAGCTGGAAAGTTTTCAGGTGGAAATCGGGAATTATGATTCATTTTATGAATTGGGCGTGGTTTTCTCTCCCGAGCAGGTATAAAGAAATTATGTCACCAGTTATGTTCCTCAAACATCGATGTCTAATATTTCGCAGTGTCGAGAAAAGTCAATATCGGAGATCATTACAAGTTATCTCAATCCCAATTGCGTTTGTGTTCAGATATTAAATCTCACTAGAGAGACTAAGAGGATCCTTCCATCTGTTCCTCTGTCCGTTACCGTTCCTCACACGCTAAGCCTGCCCGATCAGGTGAAGAGAAAGACTATGTTTTCTTTCTTGACTCACTCTGACTTTGTCTTGATTGACCAAGAGGGTATGTGTCGTGTTCGATCATTAATCTTGACAGGTTTCTGAGCTGTCGAAGTTGGCCGACATTCATCAAACTCTGGGAGGGAAGTGCTTCCAATCCTATTGGGTCAGAGTATTGATTGAAAAGTAAGCTAAAAAAATTTGTGGTCGGTTTTGATTGAAGGGTATGTAACTCGTGTTCGATCATTAAATCTGACAGGTTAAGCTTGCTGAGCTGCTCGAACAAGAAGGGGCCGACATCATCCAAACTGAAGGAGGGAAGTGCTCCAATCCTATTGGGTCAGGAGTCCTCGGATTGATTGAAAAGGTAAGCTAAAAAAATCCCCTTGTGGTCGTGACACTTGGGTTCAGGTGCCTTAAGGCATTGTTCTTTTGGAGAGCAATTTCAGTTTTTGTTTGTCGTTGTGTTGTCCTTCGTGCATCTGCTTCTTACCCGGGAAGCAGCTGAAAATACGACTATTTTAGGTGAAAACTCCAAGTGACGAGAAATGCAAATCCATTAGTTTCCATAATGATCGAGTATGAATCCTAAGGTATTAGTCTGGTGACTCTCCTGCTGCTGTCGTAATTTCAGGCAACACCTACATTAGCGGCGGCATATTCGATTTCAGGGGCAGTGAAGATTCCTGTATTGTGTTCATCTGGGATAAGCTCGGTGACAGCTCCAATGGCCATCACAGCCGGGGCGGCTGGCGTGGTATGTCTCTCACCCATGCCCTGTTGATTTATCTTTATCATCCTCCTGCTTTGAGtccatataaaaaatatatcttttgCAAGTTGTTTTGGTCTGATAAACATTAAGCAATCAGATCATATTCGATTATTCATTCGCCCAGTATGAATGCACGTGTTCTGTTTTCTATGTTTCCGTAAAGATGATTTCCCAACCTGTGAACTTTTCCCTGTTTTCTTTTGTACCTGTTGTTTGTGAGAGTAGATTTCTGTTTTATTTGAACGATCAGCTGGATGAAGGTCCGGTCTGGAAgacggtttttttttttttttttatcggaGGTTCTGTCTTTGCTCTATCCATGTCTGCGCCTAATGAACTGAACCATGTCAAAATGCAGGGAGTTGGCTCAGCAGTGAACAAGCTCAACGACGTGGTCGCAATGATTGCTGAGGTCAGGAATATAGCCGACTCGCTAAACGTGTCGGGCACAAGCAAGGCAGCGCATAAGGATAAGTCCTTAATGTGTAATCAAATTTTGTAGGTTATTAGTTTCGTCGAAATTCTAGGATATGCATTACTGAATATGCATGTATCCTGTAGTCCAATGACATTTAAATGAGTTTTTAAGCATGAAATAGGCTTCAAATGGGACACTGTATACGTAGAGCATCAAAGCCCCTATGATTTCATATCATGAGAACACAAATAGGGCAGAGAAATACGGTTCATATATCCATGGTATTCGACCTCAGCTTCGGAATTAGGAGATATTGGCCCAAATCTCATCAATGGAGTTGACATGCGCACCTTTAACTTCTCATCTCCTATCCTAGTAAGTTCATGAGCAGTCCTTGCaactgaaaaacaaaaataagatATCATTTGATTCAACAATATTTTAATGTTTTTCACAAATTAGGTAAGGAATTGAACTTCCTGTTGCgaagctctttttttttcaacataaacaaatatttatagtatttcatttaattgtcGTTATACATCTCGTTTTTACAAAATATCGACTAATTTATTGAGATGACTACCGAGAAAATTTGGATATTCAGTTTCAGGTAACTCGAAATAAATGACAACGGTTGGATACGAACAGCTagcattaattattttattaaaaatagttATTGAAGCAAGTTGCAGCATTCCGATAAGGATAACTCTAATTGATGATAATGGTTTGAGATGGACCTTTAGATCAATCTATAAAAGGGGAAAAATTGGCATAATTAAAAGTCGAGAAACAacctatttctttttattggtTAAAGAAGAACTAAAAAGAGTTGAAAAATTGAGTATCATATTATGAAGATAGTTTTATTCGCGTaacatttataaatatttataatttcttatttaataattgttatataacgtatttatatgaaatattGGCTATTTATTAAGAACTAGACAAAAAGCCCGTGCTATACACATGCTAGATTTGATGGGCATATTAATAACTCGGTGATAATTATTGATTTAGTTATTCTGATTTATGATTGAATAacatattttacatttttttggtATGAACCTGATGCAAATaatagcacgacttcaagggatccagttcaaggtCCAATCGGACCggttacgcgagcacgagcaaagaagtttaaagataaatttaacggcctgattcaagaggtttggattcaagcaaattcgtggatgcccattggacatgaaccacgtgatcaacaaagatgCATCAACATGATTTAAGTTTTAGAAGATTCTAGCAAAGTCTATAATGCAGAGGATTAATCTCTTATAATACCATTTTCTAGAAGTCCAATGAGACTCTAACTAATCTAATCGAatcgagccgagccgagccggctaactaaggagtaaaactctctcaacataattttcttttgttttgttatttagttattttcatttatggTTGAGATATGATATCACAATAATCATGTGCTTTTgagatattttttattctttcttcattaattataCAGCTATTGGAGCACATGCGGTTGAATAGGGAGAAAATTTGGATACGCATTGATGCCCTTTTGCTGGTTGAAGATGATCCATAAACTGTCTTCCCATTGGGAATTTAGGAGTATTGTCTCAGACATAATTAAttctttgcttttctttttttggattgAAAATGTACAAGGATATCATGTTCCAATAACCTCTCGCCCATTGAGTCCAATATGGCCTCAAATTAGTTTTGGTTATCCTGCAATGGATGTATCTTTATTTTCGTTATGATGCTATATTATccttacttttaaaaaaataaggcGGTTGAATAAAAAATCATGACTAGATGGTAACATATGGCACTATAAACCGGTAATGCTTGAtaatattttaagaaattattaaataagagattttttaagaaaaactaAATATAAATCTTGCGTAACGCGTGGGTTCATGAGCTAGTAAACAATAAGGGTAAAGATAATTTACGTAAGAAAAACACTCccaatataataatatggaAAAGACTAATTAGTGTATATTACAATGTTGTCAACACCATTCATACTCACTCTGCGAAATTATTAGTACCTATTTGTGGACAATAAGAAAATCCTAGACTAAAGACTTTCAAGGATGTTAAGAGGTTCTAATTCAATTCTCATTCCTTATTAATGGGACGTTCATCCGTGctcttttatttcaatttctcTATTCTTTAAATATGCTTATAGGGCTGAGAGAATAGGCAAAAAATAACATCGAGAGATGAAAAATGactcaaattaattttaactcattttttacatcaaagtTACATCAGAACTGCCTTCCGTCCACGTTCCGTGAAAAAATCAGATGGAATCGTTTGACGTGGCTTTTTATATTGTTTTCTTGTCTGATGTGTTTTTCTAACGTGTTTAAAAATTTCCAAACGACCCAactttttatgattttttaaaatgttccccctctctctcccttctgCCCTTTCTCCTAACATAGTTGATTCGGAACATCTCCAGAAGAGCATTGTTCCATTTGGGCTGCGGAAAACACACCAAATCAGAATATCCATGACTTCTTCCTGGAAGTTCAATGAAGAATCTCATTCCCAATCTTCTAATACGGTTCATTGGAAGACAATGACTCAGAGTTTTCGTAGGCTTGCACCAAGCCAATCCAAGGTCGAATTACAAGTTATAGTAGTAAGCCTACTGATCAAAACTTCTACAACCATAACATGTTCTGGAATTTCTCCATTAGAGCTGATTAAATTCTACTTTCTGACTACGAATAAATGCTCTTTCACTGCATCAATCCATTATTCATGAAATTGGGTAGAggacggcactgaaaatgTAATTCTACCTTCTTTAGAAACCCAACACCGAAGGCTCTGGTGACTTTAAAGGAGCCGCCCTTCACGCGTCAATAATGAGAATGTCGTCATCGTCTCCTACTCTTCCTTTCACACACTTTCCCTCTCCTCTGCAGAGCCCCTCCACCCGTCAACGAAAGAAAACCCCCAAAGCTCAGATTTTTCCATATAAGCTCTCTCTGATTGTTCCCTTTTCAGTAGCAGCTGCACGTTTCTTTTGGGCCTCTGATGAGGAATGCTCACCCGTGATTTGACTCTCTTCTATACTTCCCCTATCGCTGGAAAGGGGACCCCTTTTTGTCCTTGTTTGAACTGAGCTCGCTTCCCCTCCCTGCAATGGTGGAGACAGGCAAGGTGAGGCTGGTCCGGTGCCCTAAGTGCGAGTCGAGAACTACTCTGTTTACCAGTGCCTCGGCTGTGGGGCTGTGCTCCGAGGTTCGGCTCTttcccctccctctctccctgTTCAAGACGATGAACAATCTCCCAGTACCCGGGTTGATCAAGAAGATGAAGCAAAGTTTGATTCAGAGAAGATCGTGGGGCCGCAGAGAGGAAGACGATAAACAGTATCCGGATGAGGGATGGAAAGAGAAAGATGATGAACATAATCGGGTGGAAcgcattttaaaaataaaagtttggaTCTTTGTCAAATAATGCTTAAAATGTTTAAgggagaaaataatattaaaaaataacgtTAGACGATTTCGTCTGATTTTTTATAGAATGTGAACGAAATGCAGCTCTGATGTAATTTTTAACTTCAGTGTTCAACTTGatataaaaatgaattaagattaatttaagtcaatttttatctcttgatattatttttatctattCTCTTTGATAGGGCTCCCTTATTATAGccgataattaaaaaaaaagagccacATTTAACATTCTTTCCCTTTACCAATTCTGCAAAATTGAAATGACACATGGAAATTCATCTAGGACACTTCTCTTTGATAATATTGTGGGGGACTTCCTTACCCAATTTCTATTGTACTCTCCAAGCCTATGGCCTCCattctacccaaaaaaatgtcCCATGAAAAAACTGGTAGGAACATGGGAACAATTTAATAACCTAGCGAAACCAAACTAATTAGAGGCAATACAATTATAGAAAACCTAAAGAAACTATGACCATCTCTAATTTTAGTTAAGGAGTATGACGCAAATGACAGTCtcaaaaactcaaatttaCAAAATCCAATACTCActgtatttatttttctgtttttttcccTTGAAAAATTGCCTAAACCTTTTTTTGAGTAAACAAATATTTTGGGAGATATCACTCTCGCAATTTGGAAAATcaagtattaaaaattatttctccTCGCAACAAGGGCGTTTTTCAGGGTTCGAACTTGTGCTCTAATTCTCACGGGAGTTGGAGTTAATTACCATTCAACCAATACTTTATGGATAAACTTATCTAAAACTTGATGCAACAATATTTGCAACCTTTTGGTTGGCTGAATTGGTATTCTCGATCACCAATGTGAGTTGGCTGAAGTAATTCGTCGTTTGTTTTCGTCTCCGGTTttttgtgaatagagaaaattcacttTACAAGAGTTTTGTCCCTTAGTGGGTCGACTCCACTCGAGTTGAATTAGTTGGGAATTAATTGAGATTTTCCAccgagagaaaaaaaataaggtataaaaaaataaggcGGTTGAATAAAAAATCATGACTGGATTGAAACATATAGCATTATAAACGGGTAATGCTTGAtaatattttaagaaattatcaaataaagattttttaagaaaaactaAATATAAATCTTACGTAACGCGCGGGTTCATAGGACTAATTAGTGTATATTACTAATAAGGGTAAAGATAATTTAGGTAAGGAAAACACTCTCAATATAATGATATGGAAAAGACTAATTAGTGTATATTACAATGTTGTCAACACCATTCACACTCACTCTGCGAAATTATTAATACCTATTTGTGGACCCATAAGAAAATCCTAGACTTAAGACTTCCGGGGATGTTAAGAGGTTCTGATTCAATTCTCATTCCTTATTAATGGGACGTTCATCCGTGttcttttatttcagtttctctaatattttaatatgctTATAGGGCTGAGAGACTAggtaaaaataatattgagaGATGAAAATTGGCTCAAAGTAACCTTAActcattttttacatcaaagtTACATCAGAGCTGCCTTTCCGTCCACGTTCCGTGAAAAATCAGACAGAATCATTTGACGTAACATTTTACATTGTTTTCTCGTTTGATGTGTCTTTCTAATGTGTTTAAAAATTTCCAAACAACCCAAatgtttatgatttttcagaatattcccctctctcccctctctcccTTCTCCACTTTCTCCCAACATAGTCGATTCGGAACATCTCCAGAAGAGCATTGTTCCATTTGGGCTGCGGAAAACACCCCAAATTAGAATATCCATGACTTCTTCCTGGAAGTTCAATGAAGAATCTCATTCCCAATCTTCTAATACGGTTCATTGGAAGACATGACTCAGAGTTTACAGAATGATATTAAAAAGTCACGTTAGACGATTCCGTCTCATTTTTTACGAAATGTGGTCGACATGACAGCTTTGATATAACTTTTAACTGTCGGGTTCAGTTTGATGTAAAAATGAATCAAGATTAATTTGAGTCAATTTTCATCTCTCGATATTATTTTTGCCTATTCTCTCTGATAGGGCTCCCTTATTATAgccaataattttaaaaa
Above is a window of Punica granatum isolate Tunisia-2019 chromosome 7, ASM765513v2, whole genome shotgun sequence DNA encoding:
- the LOC116215554 gene encoding uncharacterized protein ycf23-like; amino-acid sequence: MNPSSICMPTSPSSSHSLLKPNRSSLLGVSLVPLKPLLSCPVKRRGHCLTTTRAILSTSRELVLKDFQERRALKIISGLRNLDRHNVASVVTAADKGGATHVDIACDPELVRLAISLTSLPVCVSSVDPSEFSPAVEAGALMVEIGNYDSFYELGVVFSPEQILNLTRETKRILPSVPLSVTVPHTLSLPDQVKLAELLEQEGADIIQTEGGKCSNPIGSGVLGLIEKATPTLAAAYSISGAVKIPVLCSSGISSVTAPMAITAGAAGVGVGSAVNKLNDVVAMIAEVRNIADSLNVSGTSKAAHKDKSLMCNQIL